atatatataatgcaaaatgtcctaatatttaaaattaaaatcaaataagaaTATATCAGATTTACAATATATATCTTTTGATACTATTCAGATAgcttttatctaatctataggtACGTCAACACATTCCAAAATTGATTTTCAAGAACTAaactcatattttttttcttatatttaatATGACTACTAGAGTGATAGATTAAGGAATATGGGAGAATTGATTGAGTATTCGTTCCTAAtagtttttatcattttatagatAAAAATAAAGGATCTAATATGAATAATTAGAAGAATCCTTTGTCATCTTcgaatcttatcataattattttttttattgatcgataataatcatcaaaatttaattaaatttataagaTAACTTATATAATTAAATAGTACCACATAATTTAACAATAATATGATCGAATTCTCCTCCGTATCTAACAGTACATTATTTTAATGTTGatgttcatattttttttatctttcgacTGTTCCACAAGGAAACAAAATCTAATCCTTCTATTCAAGCCATGCGTTTCACGTTCATCGTAGACAAACCTAATCGTATTCGATGAAATGAATGGTTCACATTCTAACGTGGCTACTGCTCTTCTATCCTGTGCTCTCTATAAACAGCTCCAACGTCTGAGCTAAATGGCACTCGACACCAACTCTCCATTCTCCACCCTCGGCGTCGTAGAGAAGAGCAGAGATTCGAGATGAAGCTCGCcgttcctcttctcctcctttctgTCATCTCTACTGCCTTGTTCGCGGTCTCGGCCGCGCTGACGAAGGTCCCCGCCGTCTACGTCTTCGGCGACTCCACCGCTGACGTCGGCAACAACAACTACCTGTCGGGGACGGATGCCAAGGCGGACTTCCCCCACTACGGGGTTGACTTCCCGCACCAGACGCCCACCGGACGGTTCAGCAATGGCTACAACACCATTGATTTCTTGGGTGCGTGGTTGACCGATGTCATGATTTGACTTTGGGACGataatatttccttttttttaagaaaaataagaatAAGTAAGATATTCATCATTTTTATTCACAACTATAATTCTACCAATATTTATGAATTATGCATTAAATCATTATCAATTATTTAAGGGTGACACTATATAATAATAAAGTTATTACTTTGCAACATAAAATGTTAGTCACCAAAACCACCTCTCCAAATGCAAAGaagtatataattaatttttttatatttaatttggggcaacttttaaaaaaaaactcatattttgggttttttattgaggtattttttaaaaaatatttatgatgttttattgaggtattaaattattataaatattgttaaaaaatattataaataacatcatattatgcctTTTTTATCGTGTAGTtcattatgatattatattttttagcttatagtttatttgattaaGGTTAAGAGTCTATTTTGTTCATTTATAATGTTTTCGAGTAGGTCGTGTTGTTATTATGGTGATTAAAATATAAtagttaattaatttttttttaaatttagatgatattattcttaaactattatacttatttgaatcataatatgatatatctaacaatttttaatatattttgattctatttagctTATTTTTCAAGTAGTTTTTATAGTGCTTTTATTGTGGTGTTCAGAAACACTatcatagattaaaaaaaatagtttagataatttttatattagaggtattatttgaagaaaaaaaaagaaaataagaataTCAATCTTAGCACTTGTGAAGGAAGTGAATCAATTTGTGTTCAATGTGGGCAGCAATTCATATGGGGTTCAAAAGAAGCCCACCACCGTATCTCGCTGTGGTGAACAAACCCCACCCGCTCATCCTAAGAGGCCGGCGAGGTGTGAGCTTTGCCTCCGGCGGATCCGGAATCCTCGACTCCACTGTGagctttcctcctcctctttttccCTTCTGCAATGATGGCCTACCATAACCCTCCGACCATCTTCATCTTCCAGGGCACCACCATAACCATGACAAAGCAGATCCAAGACTTCGCTGCACACGAATCCAACATCGCCTCGCGAGTCACCGCGGCAGTAGCCAAGGGACTGCTGTCCAAGTCCGTCTTCCTCATCAGCTCCGGCGGCAACGACGTCTTCGCCTTCTTCTTCGCCACGGGCGGCAACGCGACCGCCGACCAGACCGAGCAGTTCTACAACGTCATGATCACCAACTACACCACACATCTCAAGGTGAGCTTCCTTCCTCAGCGAGACGATCGATGTTGGCTCTGTTGGCTAGCGTGACGAGCATGCGCTCTTCTTTCATGGCACAGGCGCTGTACGATCTGGGAGCCAGGAAGTTCGCGCTCATCAACGTGCCGCCGGTCGGGTGCTGCCCCATTTCGCGAGTCATGCATCCCTTGGGAGCGTGCCTCGATGGATTGAACGCCTTGACCAAGGGTTTCAACGACAGAGTCAGCGTCCTCGTGAAGAATCTTAGCTCGGAGATGGAAGGGATGAAGTACACGGTCGGGAACTCGTACAACGTCGTCATGGACATAGTTTCTGACCCCGCAGGAGTCGGTAAGCTCGGATCGACATCACATGTGGCGAAGAGATGGATGGGAAGTGGCTAAATCGTGTACTGAGTGAGTGTTGCTGTTGTTGCTGCAGGTTACAAGGACGTGAGCAGTGCTTGCTGTGGGTCGGGGAAACTGGGGGCAGAGGTCATGTGCTCGCCCAACACCACCTTCTGCACCAACCGCAACGAGTTCCTGTTCTGGGACAGGATTCACCCGACGCAAGAGACGTCGGAGAAGGCGGGTTTCGCGTTGTACGGTGGGGCATCGGAGTACGCCAGTCCTATCAATCTGAAGCAGCTGGTGGAGAGTTGAAGAAGGGAATGGCGTTGATGTTGTTAGCAGAAGCTAGATGATGTAAGAGGGAGGAATAAGTGCTCTTGCACTTCGTGCTGAGCACGATGAGGTTGTGGTTTATGAATAAGTAGTGATTCGAATGGAGGCATCCTTTCGTTTGCAGATTGATCCACTCGCAGGTTGCCATCAACTCGGTTTCCAATCTAATTACAACCTCATATATGACAAGTACATCATTATCGCGACGAAAGAGAGGCATACGTGTCACTCGACGGCCCATCGGTTCTCCCTCCgaacctcttcctcttcttcggggATGAAGTCATTCTTGATGTTGAAGGTTTTACGGATCTCCTCCGGCGTCTTCCCCTTGATCATGTCGGCCACAGTTTGGCACGTCAAATCCAGCAGCCCTTTTATGTTCAGGTAATTTGCTGCCTGAATACaccaccaaatcatagaaacaaagAAGGCCACATAATAAGCTTGATATGTATGCCAAAGCAAGCAGTTGCATAGCATTAGAACCTGAACACTGTCCACGTAGGTAACACAAGGTAGAGTAATATGATCGAGGAAACTATAGAATCTTCCCTCAATCTACTCTGAGCAATTTCCTTGACATCCATGGTTTCAAGAGGCACATATGGGTAGTAGTAACAACAAAGCAAACTTCAACATGAAGGACAGACGCTTCAACAAGGGGATCAATACCAAACTCACAGCATGGGGGATCTGTTTCCAATTTTCTTATTAAGCATATAGACTGTCGCAGGTTTCAAGCTTTATTGGAGATACGTTAAAAAGTGTTGAAACTCATTCTCCCTTTAAAAATTTTTTAtgctaattttatatttttatctcaaattaaattaaa
This genomic stretch from Musa acuminata AAA Group cultivar baxijiao chromosome BXJ3-9, Cavendish_Baxijiao_AAA, whole genome shotgun sequence harbors:
- the LOC103998818 gene encoding GDSL esterase/lipase At5g55050-like, translating into MKLAVPLLLLSVISTALFAVSAALTKVPAVYVFGDSTADVGNNNYLSGTDAKADFPHYGVDFPHQTPTGRFSNGYNTIDFLAIHMGFKRSPPPYLAVVNKPHPLILRGRRGVSFASGGSGILDSTGTTITMTKQIQDFAAHESNIASRVTAAVAKGLLSKSVFLISSGGNDVFAFFFATGGNATADQTEQFYNVMITNYTTHLKALYDLGARKFALINVPPVGCCPISRVMHPLGACLDGLNALTKGFNDRVSVLVKNLSSEMEGMKYTVGNSYNVVMDIVSDPAGVGYKDVSSACCGSGKLGAEVMCSPNTTFCTNRNEFLFWDRIHPTQETSEKAGFALYGGASEYASPINLKQLVES